A DNA window from Sporohalobacter salinus contains the following coding sequences:
- a CDS encoding RelA/SpoT family protein, with amino-acid sequence MALDDLLEKIKSYTNDPDLELITKAYEFARDAHEGQYRVSGEAFVEHPLGVALIMAELELDIISITGALLHDVVEDTEVSFAQLRNEFGEEITLLVNGVTKLSKIAFKSREEQQAESLRKMFLAMAKDIRVILIKLSDRLHNMRTLEYLSQDKQERIAQETLEIYAPLAHRLGIFTLKWELEDLSFKHLEPNKYYELSNKVAKNRNEREEYIDRCISKIEERLELEKIDANIYGRPKHLYSIYQKMKRKNKDLSEIYDLVALRVIVNDVKECYQVLGAIHEIWNPIPGRIKDYVAMPKSNMYQSLHTTVIGPKGEPLEIQIRTQEMHRTAEYGVAAHWRYKEGKKDNEKAAKKISWLRQLLEWQKDLQDATEFMETLKVDLFEDEVFVFTPQGDVISLPSEATPVDFAYNIHTEVGHSCVGAKVNDKLVPLEYKLENGDIVEILTSKNNSGPSRDWLNFIKTSRAKSKIKRWFKQQRRGEAVDKGKDSLEQKLKKYNIQLKEEEKEAKLKEIAHKLGRSSVKDLYAAIGYNKVKTSQVINKLRPEKEREKDKSPEEILKKLQEKTKVKRRSKEDKGIRVKGMEGLLVRIAKCCNPVPGDEIVGYITRGRGVSVHRSDCSNINNLLEENEDRGIEVEWNIKQETSYEVALEIEALNQQALLNDLTNVISNAQLSITTINAQTTKDGFAHVYLVIEISSLEHMNDIMNKIDRIEGVLDVQRANPN; translated from the coding sequence ATGGCTTTAGATGATTTACTTGAGAAGATAAAATCTTATACTAATGATCCTGACCTTGAATTGATTACTAAAGCCTATGAGTTTGCTAGGGATGCTCATGAAGGTCAGTATCGTGTTTCAGGGGAGGCCTTTGTTGAACATCCTTTGGGTGTAGCTCTGATCATGGCTGAACTAGAGTTAGATATAATTTCTATTACTGGTGCCTTACTACATGATGTAGTTGAAGATACAGAAGTTTCTTTTGCTCAGCTTAGAAATGAGTTTGGAGAGGAAATTACTTTATTAGTAAATGGGGTAACTAAGTTAAGTAAGATAGCCTTTAAATCTCGGGAAGAACAACAGGCTGAGAGTTTGCGAAAGATGTTTTTAGCTATGGCTAAGGATATTAGAGTGATTTTAATTAAATTATCTGATAGACTTCATAATATGAGAACACTTGAATATCTATCCCAAGATAAGCAGGAGCGGATAGCGCAAGAAACTTTAGAAATTTATGCTCCTTTAGCCCATAGATTAGGAATTTTCACATTAAAATGGGAATTAGAAGACTTAAGTTTTAAACATTTAGAGCCGAATAAATATTATGAACTGTCCAATAAGGTAGCTAAGAATCGTAATGAACGAGAAGAATATATTGATAGATGTATTTCTAAAATAGAAGAAAGATTGGAATTAGAGAAAATTGATGCTAATATTTATGGACGTCCTAAACATTTATATAGTATCTATCAGAAGATGAAACGTAAGAATAAAGATTTATCAGAAATCTATGATTTAGTTGCTTTAAGGGTTATTGTAAATGATGTTAAAGAATGCTATCAGGTTTTAGGAGCTATTCATGAAATTTGGAATCCTATTCCTGGTAGAATTAAGGATTATGTAGCTATGCCTAAATCAAATATGTATCAATCACTTCATACAACAGTTATTGGTCCAAAAGGAGAACCATTAGAAATTCAGATTAGAACTCAGGAGATGCATAGAACTGCTGAATATGGGGTAGCTGCGCATTGGCGTTATAAAGAAGGGAAAAAGGATAATGAAAAAGCAGCTAAAAAGATTTCCTGGTTAAGGCAACTTTTAGAGTGGCAAAAAGACCTTCAGGACGCAACAGAATTTATGGAAACTCTAAAAGTAGATTTATTTGAAGATGAGGTTTTTGTTTTTACTCCGCAAGGGGATGTGATTTCTTTACCTAGTGAGGCAACTCCAGTTGATTTTGCTTATAATATTCATACTGAAGTTGGACATAGTTGTGTAGGAGCTAAAGTTAATGATAAATTAGTTCCTCTAGAGTATAAATTGGAGAATGGTGATATAGTTGAGATACTTACTTCTAAAAATAATAGTGGTCCTAGTCGAGATTGGTTGAATTTTATTAAAACTTCTCGAGCTAAAAGTAAAATCAAACGATGGTTTAAACAACAACGGCGCGGTGAGGCTGTTGATAAAGGCAAAGATAGTTTAGAACAAAAACTGAAGAAGTATAATATTCAATTAAAGGAAGAGGAAAAAGAAGCCAAATTAAAAGAAATAGCTCATAAATTAGGCCGTTCTAGTGTTAAGGATTTATATGCTGCTATTGGTTATAATAAAGTAAAGACTTCTCAGGTGATTAATAAATTGCGTCCCGAGAAAGAAAGGGAGAAGGATAAATCCCCAGAAGAAATATTAAAAAAACTTCAGGAAAAAACAAAGGTGAAGCGTAGAAGTAAAGAAGATAAAGGGATTAGAGTTAAAGGCATGGAAGGTTTGTTAGTTCGAATTGCTAAGTGTTGTAATCCAGTTCCTGGTGATGAAATTGTAGGGTATATTACCAGAGGCCGAGGGGTTTCTGTCCATCGGAGTGATTGTTCTAATATAAATAATCTATTAGAAGAGAATGAAGACCGAGGAATAGAAGTAGAATGGAATATTAAACAGGAAACATCTTATGAAGTTGCTTTAGAAATTGAAGCTTTAAATCAACAGGCCCTTTTGAATGATTTAACAAATGTAATATCTAATGCTCAATTAAGTATTACAACTATCAATGCCCAGACGACTAAAGATGGTTTTGCCCATGTTTATCTTGTGATTGAGATTAGTAGTTTAGAACATATGAATGATATTATGAATAAAATTGATAGAATAGAGGGAGTACTGGATGTTCAACGGGCAAATCCTAATTAA
- a CDS encoding DUF456 domain-containing protein yields the protein MSKVLVTTAVIIGVLGTLLPGLPGTPIILIASIIYGWINGFQVISLQLVFGLVILSLLAELLEYILSSFSAKKFGASNYSIIGLFVGGLIGVVILGPLGILIGMFLGSIIVELIVGREFNLAIKTGLGVLVGAISGSIFSFLIALLMAGLLLSRVF from the coding sequence ATGAGTAAGGTATTAGTTACAACAGCAGTTATAATTGGAGTTTTAGGAACCCTTCTACCTGGGTTACCTGGAACTCCAATTATACTTATAGCTAGTATAATTTATGGATGGATAAATGGATTTCAGGTTATTTCTTTGCAGTTGGTTTTCGGTTTAGTAATACTCAGCTTATTAGCTGAACTATTAGAATATATTCTAAGTAGTTTTAGTGCTAAAAAGTTTGGGGCTAGCAATTATAGTATTATAGGTTTATTTGTAGGTGGATTAATAGGAGTAGTTATTTTGGGACCATTAGGGATTTTAATAGGAATGTTTTTAGGTAGTATTATTGTAGAATTAATAGTAGGTAGAGAATTTAATTTAGCTATTAAGACAGGATTAGGAGTTTTAGTAGGAGCGATAAGTGGTTCGATATTTTCATTTTTAATAGCCTTATTAATGGCTGGTTTATTATTAAGTAGAGTGTTTTAG
- a CDS encoding adenine phosphoribosyltransferase — MDLTDKIRVIEDFPKEGIEFKDITTLLKDIEAYQHAIDQFVERYQDCDIDRIIGIESRGFLIGAPLALELGISFVPARKEGKLPAEVVQAEYDLEYGTSTLELHCDAIEKGDEVLIVDDLLATGGTVKAATELVERLDGEVVELAFLLELSFLEGRDELTDYDIYSVIIE; from the coding sequence ATGGATTTAACAGATAAGATTAGAGTTATTGAAGACTTTCCTAAAGAAGGAATCGAGTTTAAAGATATTACTACTTTATTAAAAGATATTGAAGCTTACCAGCATGCTATTGACCAATTTGTTGAACGATATCAGGATTGTGATATAGATAGAATAATAGGAATTGAATCTAGAGGTTTTTTAATAGGAGCTCCACTGGCTTTAGAATTAGGTATAAGTTTTGTGCCAGCTAGAAAAGAAGGTAAGCTGCCAGCAGAAGTAGTTCAAGCAGAGTATGACCTTGAGTATGGTACTAGTACTTTGGAGCTACACTGTGATGCTATTGAGAAAGGAGATGAAGTTTTAATTGTAGATGATCTTTTAGCTACAGGTGGAACAGTTAAAGCAGCAACTGAATTAGTAGAGAGACTTGATGGAGAAGTAGTTGAATTAGCCTTTTTATTAGAGTTATCATTTTTAGAAGGGCGTGATGAATTAACAGATTATGATATATATTCAGTAATTATTGAATAA
- a CDS encoding LapA family protein, translating to MQLILVAALVFALIVAIFAIQNAITVQVVLFTWQFKTSLVVVIFAAAILGALSVGLFGLMQYIKLRLKLRKKEQEINKLESELNELSSGVNDNEGIELIQEEELAKDGETRTESEVKDNKEQEN from the coding sequence ATGCAGCTTATTTTAGTAGCCGCTCTTGTTTTTGCCCTTATAGTTGCTATTTTTGCTATTCAGAATGCTATTACAGTTCAAGTAGTTTTATTTACTTGGCAGTTTAAGACTTCATTAGTTGTAGTTATTTTTGCAGCAGCCATTTTGGGAGCATTGTCAGTAGGATTATTTGGATTGATGCAGTATATTAAATTAAGATTGAAATTAAGGAAGAAAGAACAGGAAATTAATAAGTTGGAATCAGAGTTAAATGAATTATCTTCAGGAGTAAATGATAATGAAGGAATTGAATTAATTCAAGAAGAGGAATTAGCTAAAGATGGAGAAACCAGGACAGAATCTGAGGTTAAGGATAATAAAGAGCAGGAGAATTAA
- the recJ gene encoding single-stranded-DNA-specific exonuclease RecJ — translation MILDKEWELLNHPKKEEKSLSEALDISPVLAKILLGRGFNSEQEIEDLLEVDLTGLHSAFLLQGIEQAVDRILTAIEKEEVIGIYGDYDVDGITSTGLLINYFQRLGIEPKYYIPNRLEEGYGLNKEAIGDLVEDGVDLLITVDCGISDYHEVEYANQLGLDIIITDHHEVPDQIPPAEAVINAKQSCCDYPFSQLCGAGIAYKLILALASKDSNVNQEEIKEYYLDLVAMGTVADIVPLVDENKIIVKFGLELLQNPNNLGLKALIEAVDLTETEINTGHIGYILAPRINAAGRIGNPDLALKLLITDEPSEAEDIAAQLNEINQKRKNIEDDIRQEAELMVEGINLEETKVLVLASENWHSGVVGIVASDIQEKYYRPTIMIAIEENGIGKGSARSIKGFNIYQAIKNSKDLLPNFGGHEQAAGLSIAKEDIDQFRKEINHYADKMLSDKDLVPRLKLDTEVELSELNKRLVQEIDYLAPFGFGNPRPKLAVREVTVTDFRTVGSNGEHLKLTVTDKAGTTMDCIGFNMSGFRRKLISQQEKIDLACTVEINNWQGKSELQLKLKDINFPEVSFVDQLFAKSDEIIADDYYRGIGEEDQFYTKVVGVTFEGRQDLIKELKRGDRLNLVREPENEYDESAIRVETITKEQIGYLKADLAQHLAPYLDVGFEYQVTVSEVTGGADKNLGVNIFIKRAGYKEAETVEKAKACRAHLETLIRSEVLSEVRQALIGDYDFRNKQKEVLTSLDNKQNTLAIFGTGRGKSAIFQSYAALQALKQDQITVILYPLRALVNDQFDSLQKNLAPLGLEIYKANGSLSVGEREKLIAALNQGDLDVVLTTPEFLDYHLNKFQNLADKIGFLVVDESHHIGMASSSFRPTYKRLGKLNSKLGNPRILAVTATANDQVAKEIKQTLNIDEIIIDPHVRSNLEIIDQRGCKDKEEYLYEVASAGEKSIIYVNSREQSIELASNLRQRLPGLAEEVAFYNAGLTNKERNQIEDMFRSGELKIIVSTSAFGEGIDIPDIRNVVLYHLNFNLTEFNQQSGRVGRDGNLAKIHLLFGKQDVRINEFILDSIAPEREVLVQLYCVLKREEDKDHQVKMTNQQLARKVSSCLQGKIRENTVSAGLGILDDLNILTRIREAGDRIIQLRSTQNSKLDLNDSLRYKEGLEDKEAFKEFKDFALNAETDELLSLVNQPIYPTKLLKTKGDN, via the coding sequence GTGATTTTGGATAAAGAATGGGAATTATTAAACCACCCCAAAAAAGAAGAGAAAAGTCTAAGTGAAGCGCTGGATATTTCTCCAGTATTAGCAAAGATTTTACTTGGTAGAGGCTTTAATAGTGAGCAAGAAATTGAAGACTTATTAGAAGTTGATTTAACTGGACTTCATTCTGCCTTCTTATTACAAGGCATAGAACAGGCGGTAGACAGAATTTTAACAGCCATAGAAAAAGAAGAAGTTATAGGTATTTATGGTGATTATGATGTTGATGGGATTACCAGCACCGGGTTGTTGATTAATTATTTTCAACGATTAGGAATTGAACCTAAATATTATATTCCTAATCGGTTAGAAGAAGGGTATGGTCTCAACAAAGAAGCTATTGGAGATTTAGTTGAGGATGGAGTTGATCTTTTAATAACAGTTGATTGTGGAATTAGTGATTATCACGAGGTAGAATACGCTAATCAGTTAGGGCTAGATATAATTATTACTGATCACCATGAAGTGCCTGATCAGATTCCACCAGCAGAAGCAGTTATTAATGCTAAACAAAGCTGCTGTGATTACCCTTTTTCTCAGCTTTGTGGAGCGGGTATTGCCTATAAATTGATTTTAGCGTTAGCTAGTAAAGACTCAAATGTTAATCAAGAAGAAATAAAAGAATATTATTTAGATTTAGTGGCTATGGGAACAGTGGCCGATATTGTACCATTAGTAGATGAGAATAAAATTATAGTTAAATTTGGATTAGAGTTATTACAGAATCCTAATAATTTAGGTTTGAAAGCTTTAATTGAAGCGGTTGATTTAACAGAAACTGAAATTAATACCGGGCATATTGGATATATTTTAGCGCCTAGAATTAATGCTGCTGGTCGAATTGGGAATCCAGACCTAGCTTTAAAATTATTAATTACAGATGAGCCTTCCGAAGCAGAAGATATTGCTGCTCAATTGAATGAAATTAATCAAAAGCGAAAAAATATAGAGGATGATATACGTCAAGAGGCTGAACTAATGGTTGAAGGAATAAATTTAGAGGAGACTAAAGTATTAGTTTTAGCTTCTGAAAATTGGCATTCTGGAGTAGTAGGGATTGTAGCTTCTGATATTCAAGAAAAGTATTATCGACCAACAATTATGATTGCTATTGAAGAGAATGGTATTGGCAAAGGGTCGGCGCGAAGTATTAAAGGATTCAATATTTATCAAGCAATTAAAAATTCTAAAGATTTATTGCCTAATTTTGGTGGTCATGAACAGGCGGCTGGTTTAAGTATTGCTAAAGAGGATATAGATCAATTTAGAAAAGAGATAAATCATTATGCCGATAAGATGTTAAGTGATAAAGATTTGGTTCCACGTTTGAAATTAGATACTGAAGTTGAATTATCAGAATTAAATAAGAGATTAGTTCAGGAGATTGATTATTTAGCTCCTTTTGGGTTTGGTAATCCGCGGCCTAAATTGGCTGTTAGAGAAGTTACAGTAACTGATTTTAGAACAGTAGGTTCAAATGGTGAACATTTAAAATTAACTGTTACGGATAAAGCTGGAACTACTATGGATTGTATTGGTTTTAATATGTCTGGTTTTAGAAGGAAACTTATATCTCAACAAGAAAAGATTGATTTAGCTTGTACAGTAGAAATTAATAATTGGCAGGGGAAGAGTGAACTACAATTAAAACTTAAAGACATTAATTTTCCAGAAGTTTCATTTGTTGATCAGTTATTTGCTAAGTCAGATGAAATTATTGCAGATGATTATTACCGCGGTATTGGAGAAGAAGATCAATTTTATACAAAAGTAGTTGGAGTTACTTTTGAAGGACGACAAGATTTAATTAAAGAATTGAAAAGAGGAGATAGACTTAATTTAGTAAGAGAACCTGAGAATGAATATGATGAATCAGCTATTCGTGTAGAGACTATTACTAAAGAGCAGATTGGATATCTTAAAGCTGATTTGGCCCAACATTTAGCTCCATATCTTGATGTTGGTTTTGAATATCAGGTAACTGTTTCAGAAGTAACAGGAGGAGCAGATAAAAATTTAGGGGTTAATATATTTATTAAACGAGCCGGCTATAAAGAAGCGGAGACTGTTGAGAAAGCTAAAGCTTGTCGGGCTCATTTAGAAACATTAATTCGGAGTGAAGTTTTAAGTGAAGTACGTCAAGCACTAATTGGTGATTATGACTTTAGAAATAAGCAGAAAGAAGTTTTAACTTCACTAGATAATAAACAGAACACTTTGGCTATTTTTGGTACAGGACGTGGGAAGTCAGCTATTTTTCAAAGCTATGCTGCGCTTCAGGCATTAAAACAAGACCAAATAACAGTTATATTATATCCACTACGGGCGTTAGTAAATGATCAATTTGATAGTCTACAAAAGAATTTAGCACCGCTTGGTTTAGAAATTTATAAAGCTAATGGTTCTTTAAGTGTTGGTGAACGTGAAAAACTAATTGCTGCTTTAAATCAGGGAGATCTTGATGTTGTTTTAACGACTCCTGAATTCTTAGATTATCATTTGAATAAATTTCAGAATTTAGCAGATAAAATTGGATTTTTAGTAGTTGATGAAAGTCATCATATAGGTATGGCTTCCAGTTCTTTTAGACCTACTTATAAACGTTTAGGGAAGTTGAATTCTAAGTTAGGAAATCCGCGGATTTTAGCTGTTACAGCCACTGCTAATGATCAAGTAGCCAAAGAGATAAAACAGACTTTAAATATTGATGAAATTATTATTGATCCCCATGTACGTAGTAATTTAGAAATAATTGATCAAAGGGGCTGTAAAGATAAGGAAGAATATCTTTATGAGGTAGCAAGCGCTGGTGAAAAGAGTATTATTTATGTCAATAGTCGAGAGCAGAGCATAGAGTTGGCTAGTAATTTAAGGCAGCGGTTGCCTGGTCTTGCCGAAGAGGTTGCATTTTATAATGCAGGTTTGACAAATAAAGAACGTAATCAAATTGAGGATATGTTTCGCAGCGGAGAATTAAAGATAATAGTTTCTACTAGTGCTTTTGGGGAAGGAATTGATATTCCCGATATCAGAAATGTAGTGCTTTATCATCTTAATTTTAATTTAACTGAATTTAATCAACAGAGTGGACGTGTAGGAAGAGATGGTAATTTAGCTAAAATTCATCTGCTTTTTGGAAAACAGGATGTAAGGATTAATGAATTTATTCTGGATAGTATAGCGCCAGAAAGAGAAGTTTTAGTTCAATTATATTGTGTGTTAAAAAGAGAAGAAGATAAAGATCATCAAGTAAAGATGACTAATCAGCAGCTAGCTAGGAAAGTGAGTAGTTGCTTACAAGGGAAAATTAGAGAGAATACAGTTTCTGCTGGTTTAGGAATTCTAGATGATTTGAATATATTAACCAGGATTCGGGAGGCAGGAGATAGAATAATTCAATTAAGAAGTACTCAAAACTCCAAGTTAGATTTAAATGACTCACTGCGTTATAAGGAAGGTTTAGAAGATAAAGAAGCTTTTAAAGAATTTAAAGATTTTGCTTTAAATGCAGAAACTGATGAGTTGTTATCGTTAGTTAATCAGCCTATTTATCCAACTAAATTATTAAAAACTAAGGGGGACAATTAA
- a CDS encoding ABC1 kinase family protein yields the protein MGFGRLGRHYRHIQRYRKIAEVLIRNGFGYLLDSLDLYQFLPLSRRLNLDDKKEIEELSREERLRLVLEELGPTFIKLGQLLSTRPDLIPQKYIRELTKLQDDIPPFSFDLVLEQIEEELNQPPDKVFANIEKEPLAAASIGQVHKAVLQDGQQVVIKVQRPEIKDIIETDLDIIFSLAEIIDDRVIADDFLDPVEIASEFDRIIKKELNYQIEARNTERFRKNFADEQEIKVPKVYWELSNKKLLVLEYIEGVKLSKIVSEGKNRDRKKLAQIGANSFMKQVLVDGFFHGDPHPGNILVTSQQEVAFIDFGIVGRIDEDTMEEIADLFLAVIDRDIDKMVDTLLELGMLTQKINHRALKRDIGELLDEYYGSDLKEIDISRIINQMLALAFKYRVQLPADFILLGKALMTVEGIGRELDPEFNVLAVAKPFAYQLLKERFHPKRIFKEVFGDARQLYQFLVHAPKQLERILRSLERQDFGIELKHIGLEKLIAKLDVITNRLSVSIIVSALIIGSSFIIQLEKGPTLFGLPIIGLSGYLLAGFFGLWLVISILRSGRF from the coding sequence ATGGGGTTTGGGAGGTTAGGGCGTCATTATCGTCATATTCAGCGGTATCGTAAAATAGCTGAAGTATTGATTAGGAATGGTTTTGGTTACCTGCTTGACAGTTTAGATTTATATCAATTTTTACCTTTGAGTCGTAGGTTAAATCTAGATGATAAAAAAGAAATAGAAGAATTATCAAGGGAAGAAAGATTGCGATTAGTATTAGAGGAGTTAGGACCAACTTTTATTAAGTTAGGTCAATTATTGAGTACAAGGCCGGATTTAATACCACAGAAATATATTAGAGAATTAACAAAGCTTCAAGATGATATTCCTCCTTTTTCCTTTGATTTAGTTTTAGAACAGATAGAAGAAGAATTAAATCAGCCGCCGGACAAAGTTTTTGCTAATATAGAAAAGGAACCTTTGGCTGCAGCTTCGATTGGACAAGTACATAAAGCTGTTTTGCAGGATGGACAGCAGGTTGTAATCAAGGTACAAAGACCAGAGATTAAAGATATAATTGAAACTGATTTAGATATTATATTTAGTTTGGCTGAGATTATTGATGATCGGGTGATTGCAGATGATTTTTTAGATCCAGTAGAGATTGCTAGTGAGTTTGATCGTATTATTAAGAAGGAATTAAATTATCAAATAGAAGCTAGAAATACAGAAAGATTCAGAAAAAATTTTGCAGATGAACAAGAAATTAAGGTTCCTAAAGTTTATTGGGAATTAAGTAATAAGAAGTTATTAGTATTAGAATATATTGAAGGAGTTAAATTAAGTAAGATTGTTTCCGAAGGTAAAAATAGAGATCGTAAAAAGCTAGCACAAATAGGCGCTAATTCTTTTATGAAACAAGTTTTAGTTGATGGTTTTTTTCATGGAGATCCTCATCCAGGTAATATTTTAGTTACTTCTCAACAGGAAGTAGCTTTTATTGATTTTGGAATTGTAGGACGAATAGATGAAGATACCATGGAGGAGATTGCTGATTTATTTTTGGCTGTAATTGATCGGGATATAGATAAAATGGTCGATACTTTATTAGAATTAGGTATGTTAACTCAAAAGATTAATCATCGTGCTTTAAAACGGGACATAGGTGAGTTATTAGATGAGTATTATGGATCGGATCTTAAAGAAATAGATATTAGTCGAATTATTAATCAAATGTTGGCGCTTGCTTTTAAGTATCGAGTACAGTTGCCTGCAGATTTTATTCTATTAGGTAAGGCTTTAATGACAGTGGAAGGAATAGGTAGAGAATTAGATCCAGAATTTAATGTCTTAGCTGTGGCTAAGCCTTTTGCGTATCAGTTGCTAAAAGAGAGGTTTCATCCTAAGCGAATTTTCAAAGAAGTGTTTGGTGATGCTAGACAGTTGTATCAATTTTTAGTTCATGCTCCTAAACAGCTAGAACGAATATTACGTTCATTAGAAAGACAAGATTTTGGAATTGAATTAAAACATATTGGTTTAGAGAAGTTAATAGCTAAACTTGATGTTATTACTAACAGATTATCTGTTTCTATAATTGTTAGTGCATTAATTATTGGTTCTTCATTTATTATCCAGTTAGAAAAAGGTCCTACCTTATTTGGCTTACCTATAATTGGACTAAGTGGATATTTATTGGCAGGATTTTTTGGTCTCTGGTTGGTTATTTCTATTCTACGGTCTGGTAGATTTTAA